From one Conexibacter woesei Iso977N genomic stretch:
- a CDS encoding VOC family protein has product MSLTFVHTCVRVRDIDAAVRFYEALGFERRGRLNFETAYNVYMGLPGAGDQLELTVNVGREEPYDLGDGYNHIALTVEDINKTLTVLKDALGVEPEKPPFHPGGRAELPLIAFVADPDGYRVELIDGGRFDTPQDPEPSE; this is encoded by the coding sequence ATGAGCCTCACGTTCGTCCACACCTGCGTCCGAGTCCGCGACATCGACGCGGCGGTGCGCTTCTACGAGGCGCTCGGCTTCGAGCGGCGCGGCCGGCTGAACTTCGAGACCGCGTACAACGTGTACATGGGGTTGCCGGGCGCGGGCGACCAGCTGGAGCTGACCGTCAACGTCGGCCGCGAGGAGCCCTACGACCTCGGCGACGGCTACAACCACATCGCCTTGACGGTCGAGGACATCAACAAGACTTTGACGGTGTTGAAGGACGCGCTGGGCGTCGAGCCCGAGAAGCCGCCGTTCCACCCGGGCGGGCGCGCGGAGCTGCCGCTGATCGCCTTCGTCGCCGACCCGGACGGCTACCGCGTGGAGCTCATCGACGGCGGCCGCTTCGACACCCCGCAGGATCCGGAGCCGTCGGAGTAG
- a CDS encoding Swt1 family HEPN domain-containing protein — protein sequence MPHDALDKLIGDSFPRDTLALYGRWAQLEGWLRELVYTELRARQGSGWEQAIDRRTASRSDRDEINGYMASADRSDLLSYLDVGLLFQLIDDNWELFEACLLPRVRWLGLAHELLAIRHRIAHVRRPHRDDLARVEQALRDLDHGARVFYAAYAQERRFGNTGAVATGWRRGGHPTAERLMEHAARQYGTRFTLRASARPWAPDAKAHLGDAGSLWHAQWMQVGSGEADPVEFWEGLGSLRGEAGRDAQKLAMHVLWSGPGSLEITFPAVEDQRAIADAIGQCFDVLLMQTRRTSVAQIDGEAWQRWTAKGDLLPGRVQVGSLLSLAAPDMPFRVLEP from the coding sequence ATGCCGCACGACGCTCTTGACAAGCTGATTGGCGACAGCTTCCCGCGAGACACACTCGCCTTGTACGGCCGTTGGGCACAGCTCGAAGGTTGGCTGCGCGAACTCGTGTACACCGAGCTTCGCGCCCGACAAGGAAGCGGTTGGGAGCAAGCGATCGACCGGCGGACAGCGTCTCGGAGCGATCGCGACGAGATCAACGGCTACATGGCCTCGGCCGACCGTAGCGACCTCTTGTCCTATCTCGACGTCGGACTACTGTTCCAGTTGATCGACGACAACTGGGAGCTGTTCGAGGCGTGTCTGCTGCCTCGGGTCCGATGGCTTGGTCTGGCTCACGAACTTCTGGCGATCCGCCATCGGATCGCCCACGTGAGACGCCCACATCGTGATGATCTTGCCCGAGTTGAACAGGCGCTCCGCGACCTCGATCACGGTGCACGAGTCTTCTATGCGGCATATGCGCAGGAGCGGAGGTTCGGGAATACAGGTGCGGTGGCAACCGGCTGGCGTCGGGGAGGCCATCCGACAGCCGAACGACTCATGGAGCACGCAGCACGGCAGTACGGAACTCGCTTCACGCTTCGCGCTTCGGCTCGACCTTGGGCGCCGGATGCGAAAGCTCACCTCGGCGACGCCGGTTCGCTCTGGCATGCGCAATGGATGCAGGTTGGAAGCGGTGAAGCCGATCCGGTCGAGTTCTGGGAGGGACTCGGGTCGCTACGTGGAGAGGCAGGACGTGATGCCCAGAAGCTCGCGATGCATGTGCTGTGGTCAGGCCCCGGAAGCCTCGAGATCACGTTTCCGGCGGTCGAAGATCAGAGGGCAATCGCCGACGCGATCGGTCAGTGCTTCGATGTGTTGTTGATGCAAACACGCCGCACGTCTGTCGCCCAGATCGACGGCGAAGCGTGGCAGAGGTGGACAGCAAAGGGCGACCTCTTGCCCGGCCGCGTCCAGGTGGGAAGCTTGCTGAGCCTGGCCGCACCGGACATGCCGTTCCGTGTCCTCGAGCCTTGA
- a CDS encoding FAD-binding oxidoreductase, protein MPDAAQQTALTREAALAGVGELITDPDVLASYRHDQAAPGLLTAGTPAALARPTTTAEVQAAVIAAGRAGVPVVPRGAGSGLSGGANAIDGCLVVSLERLTRIADLDPDALTATVEAGVVNHALRDAAAAEGLRYAPDPASFEFSTIGGNVATNAGGLCCVKYGVTRDALLALEVVTAQGEVLQLGHATRKGVTGYDLTALVCGSEGTLAIVTQATVRLLPTPPAAHTLAASFSRLDQAGDAIAAIVRRHRPAMLELMDRTTIAAVEALAPMDLDLEAEAMVFARSDAGRVEGAEEIAAMARLCEQAGANLVLTTDEEAEGRMLMAARRLAYSALERQGTTLLDDVCVPIPTVPALLRGVEEIARRAELTIGTFGHAGDGNMHPTVVYDHTDPDQLARAREAFDAILELALELGGTVTGEHGVGLLKREAAARELGASLHLHRAVKQAFDPDDLLNPDKVPWHVAAAAAAATPTSR, encoded by the coding sequence ATGCCGGACGCCGCGCAGCAGACCGCGCTCACCCGCGAGGCCGCTCTCGCCGGGGTCGGCGAGCTGATCACCGACCCGGACGTCCTGGCCTCCTACCGCCACGACCAGGCGGCGCCCGGGCTGCTGACCGCCGGGACCCCGGCCGCCCTGGCGCGGCCGACGACGACCGCCGAGGTCCAGGCCGCGGTGATCGCGGCGGGTCGCGCGGGCGTCCCGGTCGTCCCGCGCGGCGCGGGCTCCGGCCTGTCCGGCGGCGCCAACGCGATCGACGGCTGCCTCGTCGTCTCGCTGGAGCGCCTGACCCGGATCGCCGACCTCGACCCCGACGCGCTGACCGCCACCGTCGAGGCTGGCGTCGTCAACCACGCGCTGCGCGACGCCGCCGCGGCCGAGGGCCTGCGCTACGCGCCGGACCCGGCGAGCTTCGAGTTCTCCACGATCGGCGGCAACGTCGCGACCAACGCGGGCGGCCTGTGCTGCGTGAAGTACGGCGTGACGCGCGACGCGCTCCTGGCGCTGGAGGTCGTGACCGCGCAAGGAGAAGTCCTGCAACTCGGTCACGCCACCCGCAAGGGTGTCACCGGCTACGACCTCACCGCGCTGGTCTGCGGCTCGGAGGGCACGCTGGCGATCGTCACGCAGGCGACCGTCCGGCTCCTCCCCACCCCGCCCGCCGCGCACACGCTCGCGGCGTCGTTCTCCCGCCTGGACCAGGCCGGCGACGCGATCGCCGCGATCGTCCGCCGCCACCGCCCGGCGATGCTCGAGCTGATGGACCGGACGACGATCGCCGCCGTCGAGGCGCTGGCGCCGATGGACCTCGACCTCGAGGCCGAGGCGATGGTCTTCGCGCGCAGCGACGCCGGGCGCGTCGAGGGCGCCGAGGAGATCGCGGCGATGGCGCGCCTCTGCGAGCAGGCCGGCGCGAACCTCGTCCTGACCACCGACGAGGAGGCCGAGGGCCGCATGCTGATGGCCGCGCGGCGCCTGGCCTACAGCGCGCTGGAGCGCCAGGGCACGACGCTGCTCGACGACGTCTGCGTGCCGATCCCGACCGTCCCGGCGCTGCTGCGCGGCGTCGAGGAGATCGCGCGGCGCGCCGAGCTGACGATCGGGACCTTCGGCCACGCGGGCGACGGCAACATGCACCCGACGGTCGTCTACGACCACACCGATCCCGACCAGCTCGCCCGCGCGCGTGAGGCGTTCGACGCGATCCTCGAGCTCGCGCTGGAGCTCGGCGGCACCGTGACCGGCGAGCATGGTGTCGGCCTGCTCAAGCGCGAGGCGGCGGCGCGCGAGCTGGGCGCCTCGCTGCACCTGCACCGCGCGGTCAAGCAGGCGTTCGACCCCGACGACCTGCTCAACCCCGACAAGGTGCCGTGGCACGTCGCCGCCGCTGCGGCCGCGGCAACGCCTACATCTCGCTGA
- a CDS encoding CpsB/CapC family capsule biosynthesis tyrosine phosphatase gives MTRADLHLHLLPGVDDGARDLEASVLHAQRMVAAGVTEATVTPHVGNPFFPGVDIHEIRERTYVLQRELERRRVGLKLHPGGEIHPTAAHDLTASQLDLIAHGPAGARWVLAEVPFTGVTPEFVAGLDAIRGRGFGVVIGHPERAEGLLDGGLALLRPSLRAGAVLQVNACSLMGRQGPEARDAARRLIRSRLAYIIASDGHPGHRDHTLRDGEGPAVAAGASRAQVLQLTQANPRFLLRHGLPKADAPLPLRAGPGRDALAHVRAAARRLSAHV, from the coding sequence GTGACTCGCGCCGATCTGCATCTGCATCTCCTGCCCGGCGTCGATGATGGGGCCAGGGACCTCGAGGCGAGCGTGCTGCATGCGCAGCGGATGGTCGCCGCGGGCGTCACCGAGGCGACCGTCACGCCGCATGTCGGCAACCCGTTCTTCCCGGGCGTGGACATCCACGAGATCCGGGAGCGGACGTACGTCCTGCAACGCGAGCTGGAGCGGCGGAGGGTCGGGCTCAAGCTGCATCCGGGTGGCGAGATCCACCCGACGGCGGCCCACGACCTGACCGCGTCGCAGCTCGACCTCATCGCCCACGGCCCGGCCGGCGCGCGCTGGGTCCTGGCCGAGGTGCCGTTCACGGGCGTCACGCCGGAGTTCGTCGCGGGCCTGGACGCGATCCGCGGCCGCGGCTTCGGCGTCGTCATCGGCCACCCGGAACGCGCCGAGGGCCTGCTCGACGGCGGCCTCGCGCTGCTGCGCCCGAGCCTCCGCGCCGGCGCGGTCCTGCAGGTCAACGCCTGCTCGCTGATGGGCCGCCAGGGCCCGGAGGCCAGGGACGCGGCGCGCCGCCTGATCCGCTCGCGGTTGGCCTACATCATCGCCTCCGACGGCCACCCCGGCCACCGCGACCACACGCTGCGCGACGGCGAGGGCCCGGCGGTCGCCGCCGGCGCCTCGCGCGCGCAAGTCCTACAACTCACGCAGGCCAACCCGCGCTTCCTGCTGCGCCACGGCCTCCCGAAGGCCGACGCGCCGCTGCCGTTGCGCGCCGGCCCCGGCCGCGACGCCCTGGCCCACGTGCGCGCCGCGGCCCGCCGCCTCAGCGCGCACGTGTAG
- a CDS encoding oxygenase MpaB family protein, whose amino-acid sequence MEHPTALVNADLAVARHGALGRRWLDAMWDGDPLADAVVADGETRRLRAVLAGSEVLQDDAPDSLRALLAAVGTDPDWLDRDACDRAADHLTRQTREFGLVLAAASLLAGATNHVAGKPLAFTGRYASNAAVRSLEVAAWLTPVTTRGGLLPSAPGFERTVRVRMIHALIRHRLDRDPEWDHAAWGLPIPQPFMAFTLAEFCSVALKAMHKLGVRFSDRETADILHLWRYVGHLIGVAPDLTPITMADYDAIEDLYMLTSPGPDAEDRRFIAALTDFQASEAARILPPGPARRNAKNIINGYQRAFVGDAAADALQIPDTRFKHLPRATAPLRIAAFTLHDRLVPHGKARRTARGFRHRTAELTRMRTEHDVTHNLVDEVPVS is encoded by the coding sequence GTGGAGCATCCAACGGCGCTCGTCAACGCGGACCTCGCGGTCGCCCGGCACGGCGCGCTCGGCCGGCGCTGGCTCGATGCGATGTGGGACGGCGACCCGCTCGCCGACGCCGTCGTCGCCGATGGCGAGACGCGGCGGCTGCGCGCGGTGCTCGCCGGCAGCGAGGTGCTCCAGGACGACGCGCCGGACTCGCTGCGCGCGCTGCTGGCCGCCGTCGGCACCGACCCGGACTGGCTCGACCGCGACGCCTGCGACCGCGCCGCCGACCACCTCACGCGCCAGACGCGCGAGTTCGGCCTCGTCCTCGCCGCCGCCTCCCTGCTGGCCGGCGCGACCAACCACGTCGCCGGCAAGCCGCTGGCCTTCACCGGCCGCTACGCCTCCAACGCCGCCGTCCGCTCTCTCGAAGTCGCCGCCTGGTTGACACCGGTTACGACCCGCGGCGGCCTCCTGCCCTCCGCGCCCGGCTTCGAGCGCACCGTCCGCGTCCGGATGATCCACGCGCTGATCCGCCACCGCCTCGACCGCGACCCGGAGTGGGACCACGCCGCCTGGGGCCTGCCGATCCCGCAGCCGTTCATGGCCTTCACGCTCGCCGAGTTCTGCTCGGTCGCGCTCAAGGCCATGCACAAGCTCGGCGTCCGCTTCAGCGACCGCGAGACCGCCGACATCCTGCACCTGTGGCGCTACGTCGGCCACCTGATCGGCGTCGCTCCGGATCTCACACCGATCACGATGGCCGACTACGACGCGATCGAAGACCTGTACATGCTGACGAGCCCCGGCCCGGACGCCGAGGACCGCCGCTTCATCGCCGCGTTGACCGACTTCCAGGCGAGCGAGGCGGCCAGGATCCTCCCGCCCGGCCCCGCCCGCCGCAACGCCAAGAACATCATCAACGGCTACCAGCGCGCGTTCGTCGGCGACGCCGCGGCCGACGCGCTGCAGATCCCCGACACGCGCTTCAAGCACCTACCCCGCGCGACCGCGCCCTTGCGCATCGCCGCCTTCACCCTCCACGACCGCCTCGTCCCCCACGGCAAGGCCCGCCGCACCGCCCGCGGCTTCCGCCACCGCACCGCCGAGCTGACGCGCATGCGCACCGAGCACGACGTGACGCACAACTTGGTCGACGAAGTACCCGTTTCGTAA
- a CDS encoding TetR/AcrR family transcriptional regulator codes for MSSTRTPRSRPQQRRAEEMRRRLLDTTLSVLAKGRPLTTQALADAAHVSIGTVYRYFNDKQELLDVLLDEAVRDITNELAVSVGRAMDQPVLDATRVIVEELTTAFERHAPILLAFAGSETETAPEIERTLFPLARVIPARHRPDLTDTQLDDLVFVTMGFTASGCLRIALHRPPSADRTALIDTTARMLAAALEPPDL; via the coding sequence ATGAGTTCGACACGCACGCCACGATCGCGGCCGCAGCAGAGGCGCGCGGAGGAGATGCGCCGCCGGCTGCTCGACACGACGCTGAGCGTGCTGGCGAAGGGGCGGCCTCTGACCACGCAGGCGCTGGCCGACGCCGCGCACGTCTCGATCGGCACGGTCTACCGCTACTTCAACGACAAGCAGGAGCTGCTCGACGTCCTGCTCGACGAGGCGGTCCGGGACATCACCAACGAGCTGGCCGTGTCGGTCGGGCGCGCGATGGACCAGCCCGTCCTGGATGCGACCCGCGTCATCGTCGAGGAGCTGACGACCGCCTTCGAGCGCCACGCCCCGATCCTGCTCGCCTTCGCCGGCTCCGAGACCGAGACGGCACCCGAGATCGAACGCACGCTCTTCCCACTCGCCCGCGTCATCCCCGCCCGCCACCGCCCCGACCTCACCGACACCCAACTCGACGACCTCGTCTTCGTCACGATGGGCTTCACCGCCTCCGGCTGCCTCCGCATCGCGCTCCACCGCCCACCATCAGCGGACCGCACCGCCCTCATCGACACCACCGCCCGCATGCTCGCCGCGGCGCTGGAACCGCCGGATTTGTAG